In Enterobacter pseudoroggenkampii, the following proteins share a genomic window:
- the glgX gene encoding glycogen debranching protein GlgX → MTQLTAGKPEPLGAHFDGKGVNFTLFSAHAERVELCVFDGEGNEHRYDLPARTGDTWHGYLAGGRPGMHYGFRVHGPWDPAQGHWFNPAKLLIDPCAHRVDGEFKDDPLFHVGYGEPDHRDSAPVAPKSVVVNDLYDWEDDAPPHTPWGNTVIYEAHVKGLTYLHPSIPKEMRGTYKALGHPTMIAYLKHLGITALELLPVAHFASEPRLQRLGLSNYWGYNPLAMFALEPRYAVHPEKARDEFRDAVKALHAAGIEVILDVVLNHSAESDLDGPTLSMRGIDNRSYYSIRQDGDYENWTGCGNTLNLSHPAVTHFAYECLKYWVETFHVDGFRFDLAPVMGRTPAFSQQAPLFEAIKNCPVLSQVKLIAEPWDIGEGGYQVGNFPPLFAEWNDHYRDAVRRFWLERNLSLGEFAGRFAASSDLFKRDGKRPSATVNLLTAHDGFTLRDCVCFNQKHNEANGEENRDGTNNNHSFNHGIEGLGGSLDVIERRRASVHALLTTLLLSQGTPMLLAGDEHGHSQHGNNNAYCQDNTLTWLDWGEANSGLIHFTAALIHLRQQIPALTANSWWEEGDGNVRWLNKDAQPLSAQEWQHGVPRLQILLSDKWLVTLNATDDVAEIVLPEGEWRAVPPFAGADNPVVMAVWHGPAHGVCVFQR, encoded by the coding sequence ATGACGCAGCTTACGGCAGGTAAACCCGAACCGCTCGGGGCGCATTTTGACGGAAAGGGGGTCAATTTCACCCTCTTTTCCGCTCACGCCGAGCGGGTAGAACTGTGCGTGTTTGACGGGGAAGGTAACGAGCACCGTTACGATTTACCCGCGCGCACGGGGGATACCTGGCACGGCTACCTGGCCGGAGGGCGGCCCGGCATGCACTACGGCTTTCGCGTTCACGGTCCGTGGGATCCCGCGCAGGGGCACTGGTTTAACCCGGCGAAGCTGTTGATTGACCCGTGCGCGCACCGCGTGGACGGCGAATTTAAAGATGACCCGCTCTTCCACGTGGGCTACGGCGAGCCTGACCACCGCGACAGCGCGCCCGTCGCGCCAAAAAGCGTGGTGGTGAACGATCTTTATGACTGGGAAGACGATGCCCCGCCGCACACGCCGTGGGGCAATACGGTTATTTATGAAGCCCACGTCAAAGGGCTGACCTACCTGCATCCGTCGATCCCCAAAGAGATGCGCGGCACCTACAAGGCGCTCGGGCATCCCACCATGATCGCCTACCTGAAACACCTCGGCATCACCGCCCTGGAACTGCTCCCTGTTGCCCATTTTGCCAGCGAGCCGCGTCTGCAGCGGCTGGGGCTAAGCAACTACTGGGGCTACAACCCGCTGGCGATGTTCGCGCTCGAACCGCGCTATGCCGTCCATCCGGAAAAGGCGCGGGACGAGTTCCGCGATGCGGTGAAGGCGCTCCACGCGGCGGGCATTGAGGTCATTCTGGACGTGGTGCTGAACCACAGCGCAGAAAGCGATCTCGACGGCCCGACGCTCTCCATGCGCGGAATTGATAACCGTAGCTATTATTCGATCAGGCAGGATGGCGATTACGAGAACTGGACCGGCTGCGGCAACACGCTCAATCTCAGCCATCCGGCGGTCACGCATTTTGCATATGAATGCCTGAAATACTGGGTGGAGACGTTCCACGTCGACGGTTTTCGTTTCGACCTGGCGCCGGTGATGGGGCGCACGCCGGCGTTCAGCCAGCAGGCGCCGCTGTTTGAGGCGATAAAAAACTGCCCGGTGCTCTCGCAGGTGAAGCTCATTGCCGAGCCGTGGGACATCGGTGAAGGCGGTTATCAGGTCGGGAATTTCCCGCCGCTGTTTGCCGAGTGGAACGACCACTACCGCGACGCCGTGCGCCGCTTCTGGCTGGAGCGGAACCTGTCGCTGGGGGAATTTGCCGGGCGCTTTGCCGCGTCGAGCGATCTCTTTAAGCGCGACGGCAAACGCCCGTCGGCCACCGTCAATCTGTTGACGGCGCACGACGGTTTTACGCTCAGGGACTGCGTTTGTTTCAATCAGAAACACAATGAGGCGAACGGCGAAGAGAATCGCGATGGCACTAACAATAACCATAGCTTCAATCATGGTATAGAAGGGTTAGGCGGAAGTCTGGATGTGATAGAGCGGCGACGCGCCAGCGTTCATGCGCTGCTGACAACGCTTTTACTGTCGCAGGGCACGCCGATGCTGCTGGCAGGCGACGAGCATGGTCATAGCCAGCACGGTAACAACAACGCCTATTGCCAGGACAACACCTTAACCTGGCTTGACTGGGGTGAAGCCAACAGCGGGCTGATTCATTTTACCGCTGCGCTGATCCATCTTCGCCAGCAGATCCCCGCGCTGACCGCCAACAGCTGGTGGGAAGAGGGTGACGGCAACGTTCGCTGGCTGAATAAAGACGCGCAACCGTTAAGCGCGCAAGAGTGGCAACACGGCGTACCACGCCTGCAAATCCTGCTGTCGGATAAATGGCTGGTCACGCTGAACGCGACGGATGACGTCGCAGAGATTGTTTTACCTGAAGGGGAATGGCGCGCCGTTCCTCCCTTTGCCGGAGCGGATAATCCGGTAGTAATGGCTGTCTGGCACGGGCCTGCGCACGGAGTGTGCGTATTCCAAAGATGA